GCTCGAGATACGTCTGTGTGAAACGCTCGGTCACCTCCGGGCCCAGCGACCCGAGATAGTCGGCGAAGCGCGCGCCGTCCTGCCCCTGATCCATCGCCAGCTTGCGGGCCAGCACACTGAACGCCGGGCACTCGTCGACCCAGACCGCGTCCCCGGCTTGGCTGAGTCGGCGCCCCATCAACGAGGTTCCGCTGCGGGGGTGGCCCAGCACCATGACGCGCTGCGCCCCGCGCACCGCCGGCCGCGAGGCGAACCAGTCGGCGGGTAACTCGCGGAGCGTCGCGCGGTCGCTTGCGCGGCGTGCGCTCAGATGCTGCTCCAGGGCCGCCGCCTGCATCTGCGTACGTTCGACCTGCTTGCACTGCTCGAGCACACCGCGTGCTTCGCGCGGCCGACCCATCCGGTCCCACAGCCGGGCCAGGCGGTAGCCGCATTCGAGCGTGAGCTCGGAGGGCGGCAGCTCGCGCCAGACCCGCGCCAGCCGGGCCGACGCCGTCTCGCGATCGCCTTCGCGTTCGTCCAAGACCGCCAGTGCCAGCGCGGCCGTCGGATCGGGCAGCCGTCTGCTCTTCAGATGCGGGTGCTGTGCGACCTCGGCCCGCGCCGCGTCCAGCCGATGCGTACGCTCCAGGAGCAGCACGGCCTCCAGCACCGCCTGCGGCTTGTGCAGATTGCCCCGCGGCACCGCGCGGTACAGCGCCAGCGCTTCCTCAACCCCGCCCGCGCGCGTCCACAGCCGCGCCAACTCCAGCGCGACCTCGGCATCATCCTCCGACGCACCCGCATCCACCCCCATCGCCCGCAGCTGCGCGATCGCTTCGTGACGCAGCCCCAGGTCAAGATTCGTCCGCGCGACCTCAAGCCGGATCCCGGGGTCGCCCGGCTCAAGTGCCAGCGCCTCTTCAAAACGCAACAGCGCCTGCTCGGGCAGGTCGCGCTGCCGGGCCTGGAAACCTTCAATCAAGATGGCATCGATCGTACGCATAGACTCCGGAGGCGATGATAGCGTCGCGTCACACGGCCGCTATTCCTGTAGATGCCCGATCCGTTGGCGCGCAACCCATAGTTCATCGAACCCCGCGCGGTGGGCGGCGATGGAGGACATCGGGGGTTGGCCGGGTCGCGTTGCTTGGCCACAGAAGTCATACAGGCAGGATACCGCAAGCGCGCACGACAGAGCACGAGGCGTCGGCGCGCGATACGGCATGGCCGTGGATCACGTACCGACGCTTCGTGCTCCGACGAAGATGGCAGGCGTCTGCCTTAGGCCGCCTTGGGCCGCAGCGCGTCGTAGACGCTCGCGGCGAGGTACTTCATATCGACGGGCTTGTGGTAGACCTCGAACGCGCCCAGCTGGTAGGCCAGGTTGTCCAGGCGTTCGGAGCGGTCGCCCGTGAGGTAGATGACGGGGGTGTTCTCGAACCCGGGCGTCGAAGTCAGGCGTTCGTGGACGCTGAAGCCGTCACCGGCGGGCATGTTGATGTCGAGGATCAGCAGGTCTGGGCAAGTCTCCTGCGCCCGGGCCAGCGCGGTGTAGCCG
The sequence above is a segment of the Phycisphaeraceae bacterium D3-23 genome. Coding sequences within it:
- a CDS encoding sulfotransferase produces the protein MRTIDAILIEGFQARQRDLPEQALLRFEEALALEPGDPGIRLEVARTNLDLGLRHEAIAQLRAMGVDAGASEDDAEVALELARLWTRAGGVEEALALYRAVPRGNLHKPQAVLEAVLLLERTHRLDAARAEVAQHPHLKSRRLPDPTAALALAVLDEREGDRETASARLARVWRELPPSELTLECGYRLARLWDRMGRPREARGVLEQCKQVERTQMQAAALEQHLSARRASDRATLRELPADWFASRPAVRGAQRVMVLGHPRSGTSLMGRRLSQAGDAVWVDECPAFSVLARKLAMDQGQDGARFADYLGSLGPEVTERFTQTYLERIAQQLPEAGDVSDARLIDKNPGLSNSLPALNRLLPGSAWVYLERDPRDVAVSCYFQRMGATPLGWACQTLDGALEAVLHTASLWGAVRERLHASQAVVVRYETLVETPDTEVTRVLNELGWQGNATSAGADASKEPAVVHSPTYAEVRRPVDARAVERWRRHADVFGKFTAEHSQAIAARGYSA
- a CDS encoding response regulator; amino-acid sequence: MTRKARILIADDDEQLLAAMKIRFEQLNAEIITATDGYTALARAQETCPDLLILDINMPAGDGFSVHERLTSTPGFENTPVIYLTGDRSERLDNLAYQLGAFEVYHKPVDMKYLAASVYDALRPKAA